One stretch of Methylococcus capsulatus DNA includes these proteins:
- the rho gene encoding transcription termination factor Rho produces MNLTDLKRKPVSELIEIAESLDIEGVARTRKQDLIFSILKKLAKSGEDIYGDGVLEILQDGFGFLRSPDSSFLAGPDDIYVSPSQIRRFSLRTGDTISGKIRPPKDSERYFAMLKVEQINYEPPENAKHKILFSNLTPLFPVQRFVLELGNGTTEDLTARVIDLVAPIGKGQRGLIVSPPKAGKTMILQNVAHSIAEKNPECYLIVLLIDERPEEVTEMQRSVKGEVVSSTFDEPPARHVQVAEMVIEKAKRLVEHKRDVVILLDSITRLARAYNTVVPSSGKVLTGGVDANALERPKRFFGAARNIEEGGSLTIIATALIDTGSRMDEVIYEEFKGTGNMELHLERKIAERRIYPAININRSGTRREEYLVDPDELQKSWILRKILQPMDEMAANEFLLGKLKDSKTNREFFDMMKR; encoded by the coding sequence ATGAACCTCACTGACCTCAAGCGCAAGCCCGTATCCGAACTGATCGAAATCGCCGAATCCCTGGACATCGAAGGCGTCGCCCGAACCCGCAAACAGGACCTGATCTTTTCCATCCTGAAGAAACTGGCAAAAAGCGGCGAAGACATCTATGGCGACGGGGTGCTGGAAATTTTGCAGGATGGCTTCGGATTCCTGCGCTCGCCGGACAGCTCCTTCCTCGCCGGACCCGATGACATCTATGTCTCGCCGAGCCAGATCCGGCGCTTCAGCCTGCGCACCGGCGACACCATTTCCGGCAAGATACGGCCGCCCAAGGACAGCGAACGTTATTTCGCCATGCTCAAGGTCGAGCAGATCAATTACGAACCGCCGGAAAACGCCAAGCACAAAATCCTGTTCTCGAACCTGACACCGCTGTTCCCGGTCCAGCGTTTCGTGCTGGAACTGGGCAACGGCACCACGGAAGACCTGACCGCCCGGGTGATCGACCTGGTCGCCCCCATCGGCAAGGGCCAGCGCGGACTGATCGTATCGCCGCCAAAGGCGGGCAAGACGATGATACTGCAGAACGTCGCCCATTCCATCGCAGAGAAGAATCCCGAGTGCTATCTGATCGTGCTGCTCATCGACGAACGGCCGGAGGAAGTCACTGAGATGCAGCGCAGCGTCAAGGGCGAGGTCGTCTCCAGCACCTTCGACGAGCCGCCCGCGCGCCATGTGCAGGTCGCCGAAATGGTCATCGAAAAGGCCAAACGCCTGGTCGAACACAAGCGGGACGTGGTCATCCTGCTGGATTCCATCACCCGACTGGCGCGCGCCTACAACACCGTGGTGCCATCCTCGGGCAAAGTGCTGACCGGCGGCGTCGACGCCAATGCCCTGGAACGCCCCAAGCGCTTCTTCGGCGCGGCCCGCAACATCGAAGAAGGTGGCAGCCTGACCATCATTGCCACCGCCCTGATCGATACCGGATCGCGTATGGATGAAGTGATCTACGAAGAATTCAAGGGCACCGGCAACATGGAACTGCACCTCGAACGCAAGATCGCGGAGCGGCGCATCTACCCCGCCATCAACATCAACCGTTCGGGCACACGTCGCGAAGAATACCTCGTCGATCCGGACGAACTGCAAAAAAGTTGGATTCTGCGTAAGATACTGCAGCCCATGGACGAAATGGCGGCCAACGAGTTCCTGCTGGGCAAGCTCAAGGATTCGAAGACCAACCGCGAATTCTTCGACATGATGAAACGCTAA
- the trxA gene encoding thioredoxin TrxA, translating to MSSDKILHVTDAEFEDKVLKAPGPVLVDYWAEWCGPCKMIAPILDEIAGEYEGRLTVAKLNIDDNPATPQRYGVRGIPTLMVFKGGEVVATKVGALTKSQLAAFLEGNL from the coding sequence GTGAGCAGTGACAAAATCCTTCACGTGACCGACGCTGAATTCGAAGACAAAGTCCTCAAGGCACCCGGACCGGTGCTGGTGGACTACTGGGCCGAATGGTGCGGCCCGTGCAAGATGATCGCGCCCATCCTTGACGAAATCGCCGGCGAATACGAAGGCCGCCTGACCGTGGCCAAGCTCAACATCGACGACAACCCGGCGACCCCTCAGCGCTACGGTGTACGGGGCATTCCCACCTTGATGGTATTCAAGGGCGGTGAAGTGGTCGCCACCAAGGTGGGCGCATTGACCAAATCCCAGCTCGCGGCCTTCCTCGAAGGTAATCTGTAA